In a single window of the Oryctolagus cuniculus chromosome 2, mOryCun1.1, whole genome shotgun sequence genome:
- the COX7B2 gene encoding cytochrome c oxidase subunit 7B2, mitochondrial: protein MMFLLAKNALSSLKIRNIQQIMARQSHVKRSLDFHDKYGDAVLASGTTFCIVAWVFLTTQMGIEWNPSPVGRVTPIEWNDE from the coding sequence ATGATGTTTCTTTTGGCCAAAAATGCACTAAGTAGTCTCAAGATTCGAAACATTCAGCAAATTATGGCAAGACAGAGCCATGTGAAACGCTCACTGGATTTTCACGACAAGTATGGTGATGCTGTGCTAGCCAGTGGAACTACTTTCTGTATTGTTGCATGGGTGTTTTTAACCACACAGATGGGAATAGAATGGAACCCATCTCCTGTAGGCAGAGTTACACCCATTGAGTGGAATGATGAGTAA